From one Acidibrevibacterium fodinaquatile genomic stretch:
- the rfbA gene encoding glucose-1-phosphate thymidylyltransferase RfbA: protein MKGILLAGGSGTRLSPMTLAASKQLLPVYDKPMIYYPLSTLMLAGIRDILVISTPADLPQFRRLLGDGKRLGLRIAYAEQPRPEGIAQAFLIGHDWIAGSPCALALGDNLIFADHLSDLLRRASARAQGATVFAYRVRDPERYGVVSFDAAGRAVDIVEKPAAPQSNWAVTGLYFYDARVSDFATRIRPSARGELEITDLNRLYLEDGSLEVERLGRGCAWLDAGTPDSLLQAATFVQTIQSRQGMLVGCPEEVAFRLGHIDADALRQHARSLGKTELGQMLADLADGHQA, encoded by the coding sequence ATGAAAGGCATTCTTCTCGCGGGCGGCTCGGGGACGCGGCTTTCGCCGATGACGCTCGCAGCCTCCAAGCAATTGCTGCCGGTCTATGACAAGCCGATGATCTATTATCCGCTTTCGACCCTGATGCTCGCCGGCATCCGCGATATTCTGGTGATTTCGACGCCGGCCGACCTGCCGCAATTCCGCCGTCTGCTCGGCGATGGCAAGCGGCTCGGCCTGCGCATCGCCTATGCCGAGCAGCCGCGTCCGGAGGGGATCGCCCAGGCCTTTCTCATCGGCCATGACTGGATCGCGGGCTCGCCATGTGCGCTCGCGCTCGGCGACAATTTGATCTTTGCGGACCATCTCTCCGATCTTCTCCGGCGGGCGAGCGCGCGCGCCCAGGGGGCGACGGTGTTCGCCTATCGGGTGCGCGATCCCGAACGCTATGGCGTCGTTTCCTTCGACGCGGCGGGCCGCGCCGTCGATATCGTCGAAAAGCCGGCGGCGCCGCAATCGAACTGGGCGGTCACCGGGCTTTATTTCTACGATGCGCGGGTCAGCGATTTCGCGACCCGCATCCGCCCCTCGGCGCGCGGTGAGTTGGAGATCACCGATCTCAACCGGCTCTATCTCGAGGATGGCTCGCTCGAGGTCGAGCGGCTCGGGCGCGGCTGCGCTTGGCTCGACGCCGGCACCCCCGATAGCCTGCTGCAGGCCGCGACCTTCGTGCAGACCATCCAGTCGCGCCAGGGAATGCTGGTCGGCTGCCCCGAGGAGGTCGCCTTCCGGCTCGGCCATATCGATGCCGACGCTCTGCGCCAGCATGCGAGAAGCCTCGGTAAAACCGAACTCGGCCAAATGCTGGCAGACCTCGCCGATGGGCATCAGGCTTAA
- the rfbC gene encoding dTDP-4-dehydrorhamnose 3,5-epimerase: MKIERLAIPEVILLTPPRFADARGFFSETFNAARVREAGIEGDFIQDNHSFSAARFTIRGLHCQIAPAIQGKLVRCVRGAIFDVAVDLRVGSPSYGRHVSAVLSAENWSQLWIPGGFLHGFCTLEPESEVIYKVTAPYDRAAERGVIWNDPTLAIPWPAPAEAVVLSDKDRVLPPLAEVTPWFRAGG, encoded by the coding sequence ATGAAAATCGAACGCCTCGCCATTCCCGAGGTGATTTTGCTGACGCCGCCGCGCTTTGCCGATGCGCGTGGTTTTTTTTCCGAGACCTTCAACGCCGCGCGGGTGCGTGAGGCGGGGATCGAGGGAGACTTCATTCAGGACAATCATAGTTTTTCCGCCGCGCGCTTCACCATTCGTGGCCTCCATTGCCAGATTGCGCCGGCGATCCAGGGCAAGCTGGTGCGGTGCGTGCGCGGGGCGATATTCGATGTCGCGGTCGATCTCCGGGTCGGCTCGCCGAGCTATGGCCGCCATGTCAGCGCCGTCTTGAGCGCCGAGAACTGGAGCCAGCTTTGGATCCCGGGCGGGTTTCTGCATGGGTTTTGCACTTTGGAGCCTGAGTCCGAGGTGATCTACAAAGTCACCGCGCCTTATGACCGCGCCGCCGAGCGCGGCGTGATCTGGAACGACCCGACGCTTGCGATTCCCTGGCCGGCGCCGGCGGAGGCGGTGGTGCTCTCCGACAAGGATCGGGTCTTGCCGCCTCTCGCTGAGGTCACGCCATGGTTTCGGGCGGGCGGATGA
- the rfbD gene encoding dTDP-4-dehydrorhamnose reductase, translating to MTAPLLITGGTGQVAQALTEQASRRGMAARTVGRPDFDFDRPESIDDVFAATRPRLVINAAAYTAVDAAEDDAAAAFRANRDGPARLAALAAAAGIPLIHISTDYVFDGTKGAPYVETDPTAPTGLYGASKLAGEAAVLASGARALILRTSWVYAARGRNFVRTMLAAAAAGRNLRVVADQRGAPTAAEDLASLILDLVTKCDAGAENWGLYHAAGAGEANWHEFAVAIFAEAARYGVPTPPIAAIATKDWPTRARRPADSRLACGKLARVFGLALPPWRESLARVVATLCAT from the coding sequence ATGACGGCGCCGCTCCTGATCACCGGCGGCACGGGGCAGGTGGCGCAGGCGCTCACCGAACAAGCAAGCCGGCGCGGCATGGCCGCGCGCACGGTGGGACGGCCGGATTTCGATTTCGACCGGCCGGAGAGCATCGACGACGTCTTCGCCGCGACCCGGCCGCGTCTCGTCATCAACGCCGCCGCCTACACCGCCGTCGATGCCGCGGAAGATGATGCAGCGGCGGCCTTTCGCGCCAATCGTGACGGCCCGGCGCGGCTTGCCGCCCTCGCCGCCGCCGCCGGCATTCCGCTCATCCATATCTCCACCGATTACGTGTTCGACGGCACCAAGGGCGCGCCCTATGTCGAGACCGATCCCACCGCGCCGACCGGACTCTACGGCGCGAGCAAGCTTGCCGGCGAAGCGGCGGTGTTGGCGAGCGGGGCGCGGGCGTTGATCCTGCGCACATCCTGGGTCTATGCCGCGCGCGGGCGGAATTTCGTCCGCACCATGCTCGCCGCGGCCGCCGCCGGTCGCAATCTCCGCGTCGTTGCCGATCAGCGCGGCGCACCGACCGCGGCCGAGGATCTCGCATCCCTGATCCTCGATCTCGTAACGAAATGTGATGCCGGCGCGGAAAATTGGGGGCTCTATCACGCCGCCGGGGCGGGCGAGGCGAACTGGCATGAGTTCGCGGTGGCAATTTTCGCCGAGGCCGCGCGCTATGGCGTGCCAACGCCGCCGATCGCCGCGATCGCGACCAAAGACTGGCCGACACGGGCGCGAAGGCCCGCCGATTCGCGGCTCGCGTGCGGCAAGCTCGCGCGGGTTTTCGGCCTGGCCTTGCCGCCGTGGCGCGAAAGCCTCGCGCGCGTCGTCGCCACCCTCTGTGCCACCTGA
- a CDS encoding glycosyltransferase: protein MAGRIAILLASYQGARFLPEQLASLARQSCEDWHLYWRDDGSTDASPALLAAFAPGQSDAVSEPPGRLGAAGSFFALLAAACADPENDFFAFCDQDDVWREDKLERARDALTILPGHRPALYCARARLVDAALGPRGSLPPLRRVTRFPAALAENIAPGCTMMLNRAAAELIAASRPPPESLHDWWSYLLVSAAGGLVLTDAEEVLLYRQHGGNAIGAPGSRLRRALAALRRGPRPFIARFRAHLGGLAANAALLPAPVVDEAAALARALEGGVFGRLRLLAWPGLERRTRLETFLLRLWLLIG, encoded by the coding sequence ATGGCGGGACGCATCGCGATTTTGCTGGCGAGCTACCAGGGCGCACGGTTTCTCCCTGAGCAGCTCGCAAGCCTCGCGCGCCAGAGCTGCGAGGACTGGCATCTCTATTGGCGCGATGATGGCTCTACGGATGCGAGCCCGGCGCTGCTCGCCGCCTTCGCGCCCGGCCAGAGCGACGCGGTCAGCGAGCCGCCCGGGCGGCTGGGCGCGGCGGGGAGTTTTTTCGCGCTCCTTGCCGCGGCCTGTGCTGATCCCGAGAATGATTTTTTTGCCTTTTGCGACCAGGACGATGTCTGGCGCGAGGATAAGCTCGAGCGCGCGCGCGACGCCCTCACCATCCTCCCCGGGCATCGCCCGGCGCTCTATTGCGCGCGGGCGCGCTTGGTCGATGCGGCGCTCGGCCCGCGCGGCAGCCTGCCGCCCCTGCGCCGCGTGACCCGGTTTCCCGCCGCCTTGGCCGAGAATATCGCCCCCGGCTGCACCATGATGCTCAATCGCGCCGCCGCCGAGCTGATCGCAGCAAGCCGGCCACCGCCCGAGAGCTTGCATGATTGGTGGAGCTATCTTCTGGTTAGCGCTGCTGGCGGCTTAGTGCTCACCGATGCCGAGGAGGTGCTGCTTTATCGCCAGCATGGCGGCAATGCGATCGGCGCGCCGGGTTCGCGGCTTCGCCGGGCGCTCGCGGCGCTCCGCCGCGGTCCGAGGCCGTTCATCGCCCGGTTTCGCGCCCATCTCGGCGGCCTTGCGGCCAATGCGGCGCTGTTGCCGGCGCCGGTGGTGGACGAGGCGGCGGCGCTGGCGCGCGCGCTCGAAGGCGGTGTCTTCGGGCGATTGCGGCTGCTCGCCTGGCCCGGGCTTGAACGCCGGACGCGGCTTGAGACGTTTTTGCTGCGGCTCTGGCTCCTGATCGGATGA
- the dmeF gene encoding CDF family Co(II)/Ni(II) efflux transporter DmeF, with the protein MKNPHNHVFLGAHHAENERRSWVVVWLCLAVMLVEIAGGALFGSMALIADGLHMATHVGALLLAALAYRVARRHLSDPRFAFGTGKFGDLAGFASAIALAMIAILIAWEALSRFVHPVAIDFAAAIPIAGIGLVVNVASALLLGDHGHGHEHGHEHEHDHGAVSEDNNMRAARAHVLADAAVSILVLIGLGGARLFGWLWLDPVMALIGAAVIVSWSMTLIRASGAVLLDMTPDPEAAASIREVLERDGARVRDLHVWRVGPGHLCAVVSIASAAPLSLDEYRRRLGATAGLSHLTIEIEPA; encoded by the coding sequence ATGAAAAATCCCCATAACCATGTTTTTCTCGGCGCCCACCACGCCGAGAACGAACGGCGGAGCTGGGTCGTGGTTTGGCTCTGTCTTGCGGTCATGCTGGTTGAGATCGCCGGCGGCGCGCTGTTCGGCTCGATGGCGCTGATCGCTGACGGGTTGCACATGGCAACGCATGTCGGGGCGCTGCTGCTGGCGGCGCTCGCCTATCGTGTCGCCCGCCGTCATCTCAGCGATCCGCGTTTCGCCTTCGGCACCGGCAAATTCGGCGACCTCGCCGGCTTCGCGAGCGCCATCGCGCTCGCCATGATCGCGATCCTCATCGCCTGGGAGGCGTTGTCGCGCTTCGTTCATCCGGTCGCGATCGATTTTGCCGCGGCGATCCCGATCGCGGGCATCGGTCTCGTCGTCAATGTCGCGAGCGCGCTGCTGCTCGGCGATCACGGGCACGGGCATGAGCACGGGCATGAGCATGAGCATGATCACGGCGCGGTGTCCGAGGACAACAATATGCGCGCCGCGCGCGCGCATGTGCTGGCCGACGCCGCCGTCTCGATCCTGGTGCTGATCGGCCTTGGCGGGGCGCGTCTTTTCGGTTGGCTGTGGCTCGATCCGGTGATGGCGCTGATCGGCGCCGCCGTCATCGTGAGCTGGTCGATGACCCTGATCCGCGCGAGCGGCGCGGTGCTGCTCGATATGACGCCCGATCCCGAGGCCGCGGCCAGTATCCGCGAGGTGCTCGAACGCGACGGGGCGCGGGTGCGCGATCTCCATGTCTGGCGGGTCGGGCCGGGGCATCTCTGCGCCGTGGTTTCGATCGCCAGCGCGGCGCCGCTGAGCCTCGATGAATATCGCCGCCGCCTCGGGGCGACCGCCGGGCTCTCGCATCTCACCATCGAGATCGAGCCGGCCTAG
- a CDS encoding DUF1489 family protein produces the protein MLHLQKLAVGISDRAHLAAVQAERAAAHPPLRHLTRHVPKRAPEILAGGSLYWVIAGTMSVRQRIVAIAATRREDGSAACAITLDPTLFHVAARPVRAFQGWRYLAPEQAPPDLAEGGEDAALPPALAEALRALALL, from the coding sequence ATGCTCCATTTGCAAAAACTCGCGGTCGGGATCAGCGATCGCGCCCATCTCGCGGCGGTGCAGGCCGAGCGCGCCGCGGCCCATCCGCCGCTCCGCCATCTCACGCGCCATGTTCCCAAACGCGCGCCTGAAATTCTCGCTGGCGGCTCGCTCTATTGGGTGATCGCCGGCACCATGAGCGTGCGCCAGCGCATCGTCGCGATCGCGGCGACGCGGCGCGAGGACGGCAGCGCCGCCTGCGCGATCACGCTCGACCCCACGCTTTTCCATGTCGCTGCGCGGCCGGTCAGGGCGTTTCAGGGATGGCGCTATCTCGCGCCCGAGCAGGCGCCGCCCGATCTCGCCGAGGGTGGCGAGGATGCGGCGCTGCCGCCCGCTCTGGCCGAGGCGTTGCGCGCGCTCGCCCTACTCTGA
- a CDS encoding dipeptidase: MTDPLALHRDILTLDSHIDIPWPDGPDPFSESDRRVDLPKMRRGGLTAGCFAAYVPQTRRDADSQQAAFLRAQTMLQAIRSMGRSHEGIRARITETAAEVEAAWREGVISIIPVVENGQAIGGDPGNLGALRALGARYMTLTHNGHNDLADAAIARRDLADPPAEHGGLSRLGRTAIAEMNRLGMLVDVSHTAKTTMLQAVAASRTPVLASHSCIRALCDHPRNLDDEQLDALRASGGLIQITAMPSFLRAKGSAESVTVADFVDHIDYAARRIGVAHVGISSDFDGGGGISGWSNAAESAAITVELVARGYGRAEIAALWGGNFLRLLRRAEEIAR; encoded by the coding sequence ATGACCGATCCCCTTGCGCTTCATCGCGACATCCTCACCCTCGACAGCCATATCGATATTCCCTGGCCCGACGGTCCCGACCCGTTCAGCGAAAGCGATCGCCGCGTCGATCTGCCGAAAATGCGCCGTGGCGGGCTCACCGCCGGCTGTTTTGCCGCCTATGTGCCGCAAACACGGCGCGATGCCGACAGCCAGCAAGCGGCGTTTCTGCGCGCCCAGACGATGTTGCAGGCGATCCGCTCCATGGGCCGCTCGCATGAGGGGATTCGCGCCCGCATCACCGAGACCGCCGCCGAGGTCGAGGCGGCGTGGCGCGAGGGGGTGATCAGCATCATCCCGGTGGTCGAGAACGGCCAGGCGATCGGTGGCGATCCCGGCAATCTCGGGGCGCTCCGGGCGCTTGGCGCGCGCTATATGACGCTTACCCATAATGGCCACAATGATCTCGCCGATGCCGCCATCGCGCGGCGCGATCTCGCTGATCCGCCGGCCGAGCATGGCGGGCTGTCGCGGCTCGGGCGGACGGCGATCGCCGAGATGAACCGCCTCGGCATGCTGGTCGATGTCTCGCACACCGCCAAGACGACGATGCTGCAAGCGGTTGCCGCCTCGCGCACGCCGGTGCTGGCGAGCCATTCCTGCATCCGCGCGCTCTGCGATCATCCGCGCAATCTCGATGACGAGCAGCTCGATGCGCTGCGCGCCAGCGGCGGGCTCATTCAGATCACCGCCATGCCCTCGTTCCTGCGCGCCAAGGGCAGCGCCGAGAGCGTGACGGTTGCCGATTTCGTCGATCACATCGACTACGCGGCGCGGCGCATCGGCGTCGCCCATGTCGGGATTTCTTCGGATTTCGACGGCGGCGGCGGGATTTCCGGCTGGTCGAATGCGGCCGAGAGTGCGGCGATCACCGTCGAACTGGTGGCGCGCGGCTATGGCCGGGCGGAGATCGCAGCCCTTTGGGGCGGCAATTTCCTCCGCCTCCTGCGCCGGGCCGAGGAAATCGCGCGCTGA